The Vigna unguiculata cultivar IT97K-499-35 chromosome 6, ASM411807v1, whole genome shotgun sequence genome contains a region encoding:
- the LOC114188599 gene encoding uncharacterized protein LOC114188599: MASNIVHFSSVPLPVFIGENFDLWKLKLKTYFISQKLWDIVQSGYTKPDNIETLSEEERKKLEDSEQKDAQALFVLQQAVGETIARRIMDAETAKRAWDILEEEFEGNEQLKLQPKRREEEEKKNVEEYSRSKDSRNFSGSKKDKYPPCGICNKSSHAEKDCWHRGKLICHYCKKPGHVEKYCRNKNKHQANFAEEHNQEQRLFYVNQESHSGEGNWYLDSGCSNHMAKDQSIFKDIDKSVNVKVRLGNGATVESQGKGTVMVETKKGTKFIKDVLLVPNLKENLLSIGQMMENGYSLHFEKDTCKIYDSRRLEIGEVKIEKRNRSFPINFKPGTNIAMKAEVDDSWQSRKSSEYSRNSRLLSRNKVENR, encoded by the exons ATGGCTTCTAACATTGTTCACTTTTCTTCAGTCCCTCTACCAGTTTTTATTGGTGAAAATTTTGACCTTTGGAAACTCAAACTAAAGACATATTTTATCTCACAAAAATTGTGGGATATTGTTCAATCTGGTTATACAAAACCAGATAATATTGAGACTCTATCTGAGGAGGAACGAAAAAAGCTAGAAGATTCTGAACAAAAGGATGCCCAAGCATTGTTTGTTCTTCAACAAGCTGTGGGAGAAACTATCGCCAGGAGGATCATGGATGCAGAAACTGCAAAAAGGGCATGGGATATTTTGGAAGAAGAATTTGAAGGCAATGAACAG CTCAAATTACAACCCAaaaggagagaagaagaagaaaagaaaaatgttgaagaataTTCTAGAAGCAAAGATTCTAGAAATTTCTCTGGAAGCAAGAAAGATAAATATCCTCCGTGTGGCATTTGCAATAAGTCAAGTCATGCAGAAAAAGACTGTTGGCATCGTGGGAAGCTAATATGTCATTATTGCAAGAAACCTGGACATGTGGAGAAATATTgtcgtaataaaaataagcatcaagCAAACTTTGCTGAAGAACATAATCAGGAGCAACGTTTATTTTATGTCAATCAAGAATCTCATAGTGGAGAAGGAAACTGGTACTTGGACAGTGGATGCAGCAATCACATGGCCAAAGATCAAAGTatcttcaaagacattgataaatCTGTCAATGTCAAAGTTCGTCTTGGAAATGGCGCCACAGTGGAGTCTCAAGGCAAAGGAACTGTCATGGTGGAGACAAAGAAAGGTACGAAATTCATCAAGGACGTTTTACTAGTTCCCAATcttaaagaaaatcttttaagtattggcCAAATGATGGAGAATGGGTATTCTCTTcactttgagaaagatacatgtaaaatttatgacagtagaAGGTTAGAAATTGGTGAAGTAAAAATagagaagagaaatagaagctTTCCCATAAACTTCAAACCTGGAACTAATATTGCCATGAAGGCGGAAGTTGATGACTCATG GCAAAGTAGGAAGTCTTcggaatattcaagaaattcaaggctCTTGTCGAGAAACAAAGTGGAAAACAGATAA
- the LOC114189066 gene encoding lactoylglutathione lyase GLX1-like — translation MAEATQSNAELLEWPKKDKRRFLHAVYRVGDLDRTIKFYTECLGMKLLRKRDVPEEKFANAFLGFGPEQSHFVVELTYNYGVTSYDIGTGFGHFGIATPDVYKLVENIRAKGGVITREPGPVKGGKSVIAFVKDPDGYIFELIQRPSTPEPLCQVMLRVGDLERSIKFYEKALGLRVVKRADRPEQKYTVVMLGYADEQETTVLELTYNYGVTEYTKGNAYAQVAISTDDVYKSAEVVNIVTQELGGKITRQPGPIPGINTKITSFLDPDGWKTVLVDNEDFLKELE, via the exons ATGGCTGAGGCTACACAGTCCAATGCGGAGTTGTTGGAGTGGCCAAAGAAAGATAAGCGCCGCTTCCTGCATGCTGTGTACCGTGTTGGTGATCTTGATCGCACGATTAA GTTTTACACTGAATGTTTGGGGATGAAGCTTTTGAGGAAAAGAGATGTTCCAGAAGAGAAATTTGCCAATGCTTTTCTTGGATTTGGCCCTGAACAATCCCATTTTGTTGTGGAATTGACTTACA ATTATGGGGTGACCTCATATGATATTGGAACTGGCTTTGGGCATTTTGGTATTGCAACTCCAGAT GTTTACAAATTGGTTGAAAACATCCGTGCCAAGGGTGGAGTTATCACTAGGGAGCCTGGTCCAGTTAAGGGTGGTAAATCTGTTATTGCCTTTGTGAAGGACCCTGACGGTTATATTTTTGAGCTCATTCAAAGACCTTCAACCCCTGAGCCATTGTGCCAAGTAATGCTTCGTGTTGGTGATTTAGAGCgctcaataaaattttatgaaaag GCTTTAGGTTTGAGGGTCGTAAAGAGGGCTGATAGACCTGAACAAAAG TATACTGTAGTCATGCTTGGGTACGCAGACGAGCAAGAGACAACTGTGTTGGAGCTTACGTATAACTATGGTGTTACTGAATACACCAAGGGAAATGCTTATGCACAG GTTGCTATAAGTACGGACGATGTATACAAGAGTGCTGAGGTTGTGAACATAGTCACACAAGAGCTTGGAGGAAAGATTACTCGGCAACCAGGGCCAATTCCTGGAATCAACACAAAGATCACTTCTTTCTTAGACCCTGATGGATGGAAAACT GTTTTGGTTGACAATGAAGATTTTCTGAAGGAACTGGAGTGA
- the LOC114188598 gene encoding BTB/POZ domain-containing protein SR1IP1-like, which translates to MDCHKLSRDACANAAQNDRLPVQTVVQVLYYEQQRLRDSMDGSVGWDSPNNFRDKVNLSPNELNPMSNEFSILRRENEDLKLEIVKLRMKLKEVERSSLRSASSSPVIYGSPSADKPPLPRKSFINLVSKKLGRLSPFSRGGSATKNFNV; encoded by the coding sequence ATGGATTGCCATAAGTTATCACGAGATGCGTGTGCTAACGCAGCTCAAAACGACAGGCTTCCTGTTCAAACTGTGGTTCAAGTTCTCTACTATGAACAACAACGACTTCGCGATTCCATGGATGGTAGTGTAGGTTGGGATTCTCCTAATAATTTTCGTGACAAGGTGAATCTATCCCCCAACGAGCTTAATCCAATGTCAAACGAGTTCTCCATCTTACGAAGAGAAAACGAAGATCTGAAACTAGAGATAGTGAAGTTGAGAATGAAACTAAAAGAGGTCGAAAGATCTTCCCTTAGATCAGCATCAAGCAGTCCTGTAATATATGGTTCACCCTCCGCTGATAAGCCTCCTCTCCCTAGAAAATCGTTCATCAACTTAGTGTCTAAAAAACTTGGACGTCTTTCTCCTTTTTCACGTGGCGGTTCTGCCACCAAGAACTTTAACGTGTAA